CGTGTCTCTTGGTGACTATAAATCCGCCGGTCCGACGTATAGGGTCAAGCCGCGGTATGACAGAGGAGTATGTCATCCCGCGGTTTAACCACGGGATCCAGTAATCTCATTAATAAAGGTCAGTCCATTGAGGATTACTAGTTTCGATCAATGCTAGTATCCATTTTCGTTGCCATTCCTTGAGTCGTTTTTCGTGGTGTATTGCAGCTGTTACATCCTCATGTTGCTTAAAGTAGACCAGATGGTGAATCCTGTACTTTTTGGTAAATCCGACAACTTAAGGTCATTCTTATGCTCATAGACGCGTTTATTTAGGTCCGATGTGACTCCAACGTAAAGTGCTCCATTTCTTTTACTGGCCATTATGTATGTGTAATAGGTTTTGTTCATGTTTACTGGATCCCGCCGGTCCGACGCTTCGGGTCGAGCCGCGGGATGACAAATTTGGGGGCGATGTCGTCATAAAGGTCGTGCCATTCGGGATTTTGCTGCTCTATTAGATCGAGTTTCCAGAGTCGGTGCATTTTCTTGATTGCAGTTTCGTGCTGAGATGCCAAAGCGATATCTTCGTGGCGTTCGAAATAGACCAGTCGATGAATTGCGTATTGGCTGGTTATACCAGCTATTAGATTGCATTTATGGTCCAGGACGCATCCTGCAAGATCGGGGGTCATACCGATGTATAGGGCGCCGTGGCGTTTGCTGGCCAGGATGTAGGTGTAGTGGGATTTCTTCATGGCTGGTGGATCCCGCGGTCAAGCCGCGGGATGACAATTTTGGTGCCGGGGATGGCAATTTTAAATCCAGGGATGACGATTTGAGATAGCGGATAAGCAGGTGTACGGCCTGATAATATGGTTGCCACAAGCATGGCGAGGAAGCCGCTAGGGAAGAGCCAGATCATGGCGGGTAGCGGCACTGTGTAAACGCCGGCAATGGCACTTCCTGCCAGACCCGGTGTTCCAATATCGCCGGGGCCGAAGGTATGTGATGTCAGTGTGGGGCCATAGTTTGACGCTAGCATGGGTAAACGAAACAACTCGCTCGATCGCCCCGCTTCGACGAAACCGGCGCCGTAATCCAGGCGCAGCAATTCTGTTATACCATTGCCAAAGACAATTTCATCCGCCCCGTTACCGAGCGTGAAATTGTTATAAACATAATCAGGCACGAATCCCGGATCGACACTCCGGGCAAGCGTCAGGTACTCGCTCGGCATAATCAACAGGTCGGTTTCGATCTTGTGACGGTCGCGGTCATCGTCGCCGATCGTGATATCGCGCAGATTGATTTCTTGATCGGTTGGGTTATAAAGTTCGAACCATTCGCCGCGCG
This is a stretch of genomic DNA from Gammaproteobacteria bacterium. It encodes these proteins:
- a CDS encoding GIY-YIG nuclease family protein: MKKSHYTYILASKRHGALYIGMTPDLAGCVLDHKCNLIAGITSQYAIHRLVYFERHEDIALASQHETAIKKMHRLWKLDLIEQQNPEWHDLYDDIAPKFVIPRLDPKRRTGGIQ
- a CDS encoding lamin tail domain-containing protein, coding for MLVSDLLISEVMANPVALPDARGEWFELYNPTDQEINLRDITIGDDDRDRHKIETDLLIMPSEYLTLARSVDPGFVPDYVYNNFTLGNGADEIVFGNGITELLRLDYGAGFVEAGRSSELFRLPMLASNYGPTLTSHTFGPGDIGTPGLAGSAIAGVYTVPLPAMIWLFPSGFLAMLVATILSGRTPAYPLSQIVIPGFKIAIPGTKIVIPRLDRGIHQP